The proteins below are encoded in one region of Rana temporaria chromosome 2, aRanTem1.1, whole genome shotgun sequence:
- the LOC120927473 gene encoding uncharacterized protein LOC120927473 — MLSTLKEFHVSLKSKEPEAPIAGPSSQESSSSQIFRVRQESLGSLVSDSEDSEIPPQEEGSIGQAEEENEDTRTGRYVFAADDMEGLLEAVYASEEIPQPTEEISTQDAPLAQISKQSDLSFEDTGNLKDPMDRRAETSLCRAWEANAAALSPALASACIARNANSWISKLMEHVSQGSDSKGILESLQLIGSAVAYLADTSVETVRSTAKTGALLNSARRAVWVKMWNGDLASKNRLCGLPFEGSLLFGTGLDQALTRSSEKGVRFPTKPRQNKKKFFRGPQGGFGGKNRSSEKKAPYNRRWGAGKEKQKGGILFSNPKPSDKDSK, encoded by the exons ATGCTCTCTACTCTTAAAGAATTTCATGTGTCTTTAAAGAGCAAAGAGCCTGAAGCCCCCATCGCAGGGCCCTCTTCTCAAGAAAGTTCCTCTTCGCAGATTTTTAGAGTCCGCCAGGAATCCCTTGGTTCCTTAGTATCTGACTCTGAAGATTCAGAGATTCCTCCCCAGGAGGAAGGTTCTATTGGTCAGGCGGAAGAAGAAAATGAGGATACTAGGACAGGCAGATATGTCTTTGCTGCCGACGACATGGAAGGTCTCCTTGAGGCAGTGTACGCCTCCGAGGAGATTCCACAGCCTACGGAAGAAATTTCCACACAGG ATGCTCCCCTCGCGCAAATTTCCAAACAGTCGGACCTCTCCTTTGAGGACACAGGCAACTTGAAAGATCCTATGGATCGGCGGGCAGAGACCTCCTTGTGTAGGGCCTGGGAAGCTAATGCGGCTGCCTTGAGCCCCGCATTGGCTTCGGCCTGTATTGCTAGGAATGCTAATTCTTGGATCTCCAAGTTGATGGAACATGTGTCCCAGGGTTCAGACTCTAAGGGGATTCTAGAATCCCTTCAGCTCATAGGGAGCGCAGTAGCTTATTTAGCAGACACCTCAGTAGAGACGGTACGTTCTACCGCAAAGACAGGAGCCCTCCTCAACTCTGCCAGAAGAGCAGTATGGGTCAAGATGTGGAATGGGGACCTTGCGTCTAAGAACCGCCTTTGTGGTCTTCCCTTCGAGGGCTCCCTTCTCTTCGGTACGGGCCTGGATCAGGCCCTGACTAGGTCCTCAGAAAAAGGGGTGCGTTTTCCTACTAAGCCTAGACAAaacaagaaaaagttttttcgaggcccccaggggggGTTTGGAGGTAAGAACCGTTCCTCGGAGAAGAAGGCCCCTTACAACAGACGTTGGGGTGCtgggaaggaaaaacaaaaagggggtaTCCTTTTTTCCAATCCAAAACCCAGCGACAAGGACTCCAAATGA